A stretch of the Panthera uncia isolate 11264 chromosome D1, Puncia_PCG_1.0, whole genome shotgun sequence genome encodes the following:
- the LOC125932358 gene encoding ubiquitin-conjugating enzyme E2 N-like → MAGLPRRIIKETQRLLAEPVPGIKAEPDESNARYFHVVIAGPQDSPFEGGTFKLELFLPEEYPMAAPKVRFMTKIYHPNVDKLGRICLDILKDKWSPALQIRTVLLSIQALLSAPNPDDPLANDVAEQWKTNEAQAIETARAWTGLYAMNNI, encoded by the coding sequence ATGGCCGGGCTGCCCCGCAGGATTATCAAGGAAACCCAGCGTTTGCTGGCGGAACCAGTTCCTGGCATTAAAGCAGAACCAGATGAGAGCAACGCCCGTTATTTTCATGTGGTCATTGCTGGCCCCCAGGATTCCCCCTTTGAGGGAGGGACTTTTAAACTTGAACTATTCCTTCCAGAAGAATACCCGATGGCAGCCCCTAAAGTACGTTTCATGACCAAAATTTATCATCCTAATGTAGACAAGTTGGGAAGAATATGTTtagatattttgaaagataagTGGTCCCCAGCACTGCAGATCCGCACAGTTCTGCTATCGATCCAGGCATTGTTAAGTGCTCCCAATCCAGATGATCCATTAGCAAATGATGTAGCGGAGCAGTGGAAGACCAACGAAGCCCAAGCCATAGAAACAGCTAGAGCATGGACTGGGCTATATGccatgaataatatttaa